The Cloacibacillus sp. genomic interval TCCGCCAGTCCAAGCAGCATAGAGGCAAAGACTGCGCCCGGCACCGACCCCATGCCGCCCACCACGATGAGAGCCAGCGTCTTGTAAGCCGGCACCTGTCCCATCATCGGATAGACCTGATTGTAATATATCCCCACAAGCACACCCGCTATAGCCGCAATCGCCGAACCTATCACAAAGGTGAGCGCCACCGTGCGCTTCGTATCCACGCCAAGCGCGGCCGCGCTTTCCATATCCTGAGAGACGGCGCGCATTGCAAGCCCAAGCTCCGTCTTCGTCATCAAAAACCAAAGCAGAAAGAGCACCAGCGCCGAAATGAAATAGACGGCAAGCAGCGTTGAGGATATGTGCACCGTGCCGAAGGTAAGCTCCGGGAACGGCAGCTTCGCGGGAAAGGTGCGCACCTCAGGCCCGGCCACAAGGCGGCACAGCTCCTCGATGGCGATCATCAGCGCGATGCTGCTGATAAGCGGCACATAAGGAGGATACTTCAGCAGCGGGAAATAAATATAGCGCTCGATGAGCACTCCCAGCACCGAGCAAAAGGCCATGCTCCCAAGAATGGCAAGCACGATGCTGCCGGTCGCGGTATACAGGTAAAGCCCTACATAGGCTCCCGCCGTATAAACCGAGGCGT includes:
- a CDS encoding branched-chain amino acid ABC transporter permease, coding for MDLLVEQLLNGLAAGAMYSLITLGLALIYGVMKILHVAHASVYTAGAYVGLYLYTATGSIVLAILGSMAFCSVLGVLIERYIYFPLLKYPPYVPLISSIALMIAIEELCRLVAGPEVRTFPAKLPFPELTFGTVHISSTLLAVYFISALVLFLLWFLMTKTELGLAMRAVSQDMESAAALGVDTKRTVALTFVIGSAIAAIAGVLVGIYYNQVYPMMGQVPAYKTLALIVVGGMGSVPGAVFASMLLGLAETFLIGYANIPMPRDALAFIAMIIILMWLPTGLMGKRQG